In Alkalihalobacterium alkalinitrilicum, a genomic segment contains:
- a CDS encoding ArpU family phage packaging/lysis transcriptional regulator, giving the protein MKLIFDIPEIDRKETKEAVEKALSNYKWYLLATPEEELPRMTASYSLTPPSNTNAFHSSTEEAAIKNAHFDIERKKYIDKFVRAFNRLSAIERQVINKRYLEEDEIFDYLVFNELGLGETKYYEVKGRAIYKLAFALRLDVMKPYQ; this is encoded by the coding sequence ATGAAATTAATCTTTGATATACCTGAGATTGATCGAAAAGAAACTAAAGAGGCCGTTGAGAAAGCGTTAAGTAACTACAAATGGTATTTACTAGCGACACCAGAAGAAGAACTACCTCGTATGACAGCTTCCTATTCATTAACTCCTCCTTCAAATACTAATGCATTTCATTCATCAACAGAAGAGGCAGCTATAAAGAATGCACATTTTGACATCGAACGAAAGAAATATATTGATAAGTTTGTTAGAGCGTTTAATCGATTATCAGCTATTGAACGACAAGTTATCAATAAACGATACTTAGAAGAGGATGAGATATTTGATTATCTCGTATTTAATGAATTAGGATTAGGAGAAACCAAGTATTATGAGGTTAAGGGTAGAGCCATTTATAAATTAGCATTCGCTTTACGTTTGGATGTAATGAAACCATATCAATAA
- a CDS encoding Ltp family lipoprotein, with amino-acid sequence MKKILSLTLMALLIAVMAACGGEEGQVSDEPEETEEIETDTDTDTTADEETEIEVAEEEEEAEEAEQEVDDVPREYRNALRSAQNYVDIMSFSEKGLFEQLTSEYGDQYPEDAAQYAIENVEVDYYEEALEAAKSYQELMPMSDQELLDQLTSEYGDQYTKEQAQYALDNLPN; translated from the coding sequence ATGAAAAAAATACTATCTTTAACGTTAATGGCTTTATTGATTGCCGTTATGGCCGCATGCGGAGGAGAAGAAGGACAAGTATCTGACGAACCAGAGGAAACGGAAGAAATTGAAACTGATACTGACACTGATACTACTGCCGATGAAGAAACAGAAATTGAAGTAGCAGAAGAAGAGGAAGAAGCGGAAGAGGCTGAACAAGAAGTAGATGACGTTCCACGTGAATATCGAAATGCTTTAAGGTCTGCTCAAAATTATGTCGACATCATGTCGTTTTCAGAAAAAGGACTTTTTGAACAATTGACATCTGAGTATGGAGACCAATATCCAGAGGACGCTGCTCAATACGCTATAGAAAATGTAGAAGTGGATTATTACGAAGAAGCCCTTGAAGCTGCGAAAAGCTATCAAGAGCTTATGCCAATGTCTGACCAAGAATTATTGGACCAACTTACATCGGAATACGGCGATCAATATACAAAAGAACAAGCGCAATACGCTCTTGATAATTTACCAAATTAA
- a CDS encoding HNH endonuclease, with amino-acid sequence MKFYKSKEWLTLRKKALRRDNNECQLCKAKGKYHNAENVHHMKEVKTDPHLALALDNLQCLCIQCHNEVHDRLDKVQKKKPKFMNEERW; translated from the coding sequence ATGAAATTCTATAAATCTAAAGAGTGGCTAACATTACGTAAGAAAGCATTAAGGCGTGACAACAATGAATGCCAGCTGTGTAAGGCAAAAGGAAAGTATCATAATGCTGAAAATGTCCATCACATGAAAGAGGTTAAGACAGATCCACACTTAGCATTAGCTTTAGATAATCTCCAGTGTCTTTGTATTCAGTGTCATAATGAAGTACACGATCGATTGGATAAAGTACAGAAAAAGAAACCTAAGTTTATGAATGAGGAGCGGTGGTAA
- a CDS encoding P27 family phage terminase small subunit gives MAKVSRATLRKRIEKDLSSQLKEKWITGNHYTDMVQDYLALWDIKNKLIDDIQEKGIKVAGMHGPKSNPAINDLNKTNGQMLKILSEIGLKATSDQKDDDDDDF, from the coding sequence ATGGCGAAAGTAAGTCGAGCGACTCTTAGAAAACGCATTGAAAAAGATTTGTCAAGCCAATTGAAGGAAAAGTGGATTACTGGAAACCACTATACCGACATGGTTCAAGACTATCTTGCACTATGGGATATTAAGAACAAGTTGATTGATGATATTCAGGAAAAGGGAATAAAAGTTGCTGGCATGCATGGTCCAAAATCCAACCCAGCTATCAACGACTTAAATAAAACAAATGGTCAAATGCTAAAGATATTGTCTGAGATTGGGTTAAAAGCGACATCCGATCAAAAGGATGATGACGATGACGACTTCTAA